The Flavobacterium sp. M31R6 nucleotide sequence TTAAAAAAAAATAAAACTATAAATAAAAAATATTATGCCACATTTTGTAATTGATTGTTCCGAAAACATACTGAATCTAAAATCCCCCCAAGAAATTATGCAAGCTGTTTATGACACTGCAGAATCCACTGGCCTTTTTAGCCCCGGTGACATCAAAGTTCGCATCAATCCTTTTCAATATTACAATGTTGGAAATACTACCGATGATTTTATTCATATTTTTGCAAACATCATGGAAGGCCGGACAATAACTCAAAAAAGCAATCTCTCGAACAAAATAGTTAGTCAGTTGAAACTAATGTTTCCCGAGGTTCCAATTTTATCTATCAATATTAGGGATTTTGAAAAAGCAACCTATTGTAATAAATCTATGGTTTAAATTTTCGTTTTTCAGTAAAGTAACTACCTAAGAATTTAGAACATCTCAAAAATGAGTAATATCCTAACCACAGAAAATTTAAGCATTGGATACACTTCCAAAAAAGAAACTGTGACCATTGCCGAAAACCTCAACTTGAACTTACAGGCAGGAAAACTGATTGCTTTGATTGGGGCAAACGGTATCGGAAAATCTACTTTGCTGCGAACTATTACAGGAATTCAAAAGCCTTTACAGGGAACTGTTTTTTTAAACGATAAGAAAATAACCAGCTATGAACCTTTAGCACTCGCCCAAAATTTAAGCATGGTTTTAACCGAAAAATTACCTCCCAGTAATTTAACTGTTTTTGAATTGGTTGCCTTGGGGCGTCAACCGTACACTAATTGGATTGGAACTTTATCGGATGCGGATATTCAAATTGTACAAGACGCAATTGAGCTAACTCAAATTGGCCATTTGGCACAAAAAAAACATTACGAAATAAGTGATGGCCAACTACAAAAGGTTTTGATTGCAAGAGCTTTGGCACAAGATACTCCTTTGATTATTCTAGACGAACCCACAACTCATTTGGATTTATTACACAAAGTCTCGTTGCTAAAACTCCTTAAAAAACTAACGCATGAAACTGGAAAGTGTATTCTATTTTCGACTCACGATATTGATATGGCCATACAATTAAGTGACGAAATGATTATCATGACTCCCGAAACTGTGGTGCAGGACGAACCCTGCAACTTGATTACCAAAGGAAGTTTTAATACTTTATTCAAAGACGAACATATCGTTTTTGACAGCGAAAAAGGGAAGTTTGTTATTACTTAGAAAGTTGTCGGTTGTCGGTTGTCAGTTATCCCAACGCGACTGAAAACTGATAACTGATAACTACTCTCCTTTCAATAAATTAATACTCACAGTAGCAATTTCTGAATCTGGGAATTTTTTAAAATAATTGGGATCTGGAAACAATCCTGCTTCGGCAGCTATTTTATGAAGCACTTCAACCTCAACTATAAATTGATCCGAAAAACCGTGTGTAGCGTCATAAGCCGTGGCTGCTGTTTTACCTAAATTTTCTGATGTTAAATGAGGTGAAACAGTATGCAATTCAATAATGAGCAACCCAAATTTATGAACATAAGGTGACCATTTTTTGAAGTGTTCCAATAAATTATCTTCAACTAAATTATTGTTTATTCGAACTCCTCTGTGTGCAAATGCTCCAGTCGAGGTACTTATCCTTCCTTCTGTGATTTCTTTTGGCAGTTCCCAAATTCGGTTGTGATCCAGAAAAGTTCTCACATTCAGCAAATCTTTCAAATCAATATTATAATTCTCTCGTAAATCTTCTGCCAGCAAATCCGGACGACCAATATCTCCCCAAATCACTTTGGCCCAAATATCGGCTTTGATTAAATTGGCTCTTGTTACTTTGAGAGCAGCTTGATTATAATCTGCACCAACCAAAAATAAAGGATGCGTATCCAACATTTTTCCTCTCAAAGTTTGACGTTCAATTACATCAAAAATATGTTCCAAGAATGCACCATTTCCGCAGCCCATATCCAGAATTCCTTTGGGTTGTTCAGCAATGGGCAAATTAAACAACTTGATGATAATCTCGTCCACCACTTTAAAATAAGCGTCATGAGCTCCACCACTTCCCCATACGTTCATTTCTCTATCCACGTGAATTTCATCTTCCCCATCTCCAACAATTCGTAAAACAGAAGGATTACCAAAAATTAATTCATCCATTTTACTAAAAGTAGGCAGATACGAAACCGTTACACCATATGCAGAAGCTCTTTTGGCAAAAAACAAACCAGTTTCTGTAAACTGATAATTGCCATTTTTCTGGGTAAACCATTCTAAATAAACCAGAAAATCAAGAATGATTTTGAAATTATCAGGTGATTTATGAAACTCCTCAGGTCGAA carries:
- a CDS encoding 5-carboxymethyl-2-hydroxymuconate Delta-isomerase, translating into MPHFVIDCSENILNLKSPQEIMQAVYDTAESTGLFSPGDIKVRINPFQYYNVGNTTDDFIHIFANIMEGRTITQKSNLSNKIVSQLKLMFPEVPILSINIRDFEKATYCNKSMV
- a CDS encoding ABC transporter ATP-binding protein — its product is MSNILTTENLSIGYTSKKETVTIAENLNLNLQAGKLIALIGANGIGKSTLLRTITGIQKPLQGTVFLNDKKITSYEPLALAQNLSMVLTEKLPPSNLTVFELVALGRQPYTNWIGTLSDADIQIVQDAIELTQIGHLAQKKHYEISDGQLQKVLIARALAQDTPLIILDEPTTHLDLLHKVSLLKLLKKLTHETGKCILFSTHDIDMAIQLSDEMIIMTPETVVQDEPCNLITKGSFNTLFKDEHIVFDSEKGKFVIT
- a CDS encoding class I SAM-dependent methyltransferase, encoding MIDNVSLRSTIFRHLDGLVTAPVAFCLYKKGVLAYIFDKKEVSLSELTDKFKANEGYLNVGLRVLASQGFLNYQIDTNTDLITISGNEKSEIAFSLFPLYKDAVDLLHYSMDFHPRLFEEAPFERLKSIFEKYKNNYGISFSEDSLTNTIQHQILKHIEGFLVGPTVVRLGMSGMFHKYFMEISFRPEEFHKSPDNFKIILDFLVYLEWFTQKNGNYQFTETGLFFAKRASAYGVTVSYLPTFSKMDELIFGNPSVLRIVGDGEDEIHVDREMNVWGSGGAHDAYFKVVDEIIIKLFNLPIAEQPKGILDMGCGNGAFLEHIFDVIERQTLRGKMLDTHPLFLVGADYNQAALKVTRANLIKADIWAKVIWGDIGRPDLLAEDLRENYNIDLKDLLNVRTFLDHNRIWELPKEITEGRISTSTGAFAHRGVRINNNLVEDNLLEHFKKWSPYVHKFGLLIIELHTVSPHLTSENLGKTAATAYDATHGFSDQFIVEVEVLHKIAAEAGLFPDPNYFKKFPDSEIATVSINLLKGE